From the Hymenobacter yonginensis genome, one window contains:
- a CDS encoding isoprenyl transferase, translating to MAVRSEIDPQNIPAHVAVIMDGNGRWAKQKGGLRIFGHQSAITAVRDTVEGAAEMGVRFLTLYAFSTENWSRPAYEVTALMQLLVHTIRQETPTLLKNSIRLQAIGQIENLPASCQRELAEAIEITKAGTRMTLVLALSYSGRWDLTQAAKRMATDVAAGKLRAEDVQENTITQYLATAGIPDPELLIRTSGEQRISNFLLWQLAYTELYITDLLWPDFRRTHFEEAVRAYQRRERRFGKTSEQLTVS from the coding sequence ATGGCCGTCCGGTCCGAAATTGACCCCCAGAATATTCCCGCCCACGTTGCCGTAATCATGGACGGTAACGGCCGATGGGCCAAGCAGAAGGGCGGCCTCCGCATCTTCGGGCACCAGAGTGCCATTACGGCCGTGCGCGACACAGTGGAAGGCGCCGCCGAAATGGGCGTGCGCTTTCTGACGCTCTACGCCTTTTCCACGGAAAACTGGTCTCGGCCAGCCTATGAGGTGACGGCGCTGATGCAGCTGCTGGTGCACACCATCCGGCAGGAAACCCCCACGCTGCTGAAGAACAGCATCCGTCTGCAGGCTATCGGGCAGATTGAAAACCTGCCAGCCTCCTGCCAGCGGGAACTGGCCGAAGCCATTGAAATCACCAAGGCGGGCACCCGCATGACGCTGGTGCTGGCCCTGAGCTACAGTGGCCGGTGGGACCTGACTCAGGCCGCTAAGCGCATGGCCACCGACGTAGCAGCCGGGAAACTCCGGGCGGAAGACGTACAGGAAAACACCATTACTCAATACCTGGCTACTGCCGGTATTCCAGACCCCGAATTGCTGATCAGAACCAGCGGGGAGCAGCGGATCAGTAATTTCCTGCTGTGGCAGCTGGCTTATACCGAGTTATATATTACTGATCTGCTGTGGCCGGATTTTCGCCGGACGCACTTTGAAGAGGCAGTCCGGGCGTATCAGCGTCGGGAACGGCGTTTTGGGAAGACAAGTGAGCAGCTCACCGTTTCGTAA
- a CDS encoding alpha/beta fold hydrolase — protein sequence MELQIKQRGEFQYVDEGTGPVLLLLHGLFGALSNWHDVVSEFRQDYRVIIPLLPIYEMPLTQAGVPGLVKYVETFVHTMGLSEACTVLGNSLGGHVGLEYTLRNPGRVARLVLTGSSGLFEDGMGGSFPKRGNYGYVQERVAYTFYDPAVATRELVDEVFNVTNSNAKCLRIISIARSAQRHNIGKELSKIAVPTLLVWGLNDTITPPLVAHDFNRLIRNSELRFLDHCGHAPMMERPREFNVLLRQFLQRTALVAVS from the coding sequence ATGGAATTGCAGATCAAACAACGCGGAGAGTTTCAGTACGTGGATGAAGGCACCGGCCCGGTGCTGCTGTTGCTGCATGGCCTTTTCGGCGCCCTCAGCAACTGGCACGACGTCGTGTCGGAGTTCCGCCAGGATTACCGGGTGATTATTCCGTTGCTGCCCATCTACGAAATGCCCCTGACCCAGGCCGGCGTGCCCGGCCTGGTGAAATACGTGGAAACCTTCGTGCACACGATGGGCCTGTCCGAGGCCTGCACCGTGCTGGGCAACTCGCTGGGCGGCCACGTAGGGCTGGAATACACGCTGCGTAACCCCGGCCGCGTGGCGCGGCTGGTACTCACGGGCAGCAGCGGCCTCTTCGAGGATGGCATGGGCGGCTCGTTTCCGAAGCGCGGCAACTACGGCTACGTGCAGGAACGGGTGGCCTACACCTTCTACGACCCCGCCGTGGCCACTCGCGAGCTGGTGGACGAGGTGTTCAACGTCACCAATTCCAACGCCAAATGCCTGCGCATCATCAGCATTGCCCGCTCGGCGCAGCGCCACAATATCGGCAAGGAGCTAAGCAAGATTGCCGTGCCCACGCTGCTGGTCTGGGGCCTCAACGATACCATCACGCCGCCGCTGGTAGCGCATGATTTCAACCGCCTCATCCGCAATTCCGAGCTGCGCTTCCTCGACCACTGCGGCCACGCCCCGATGATGGAGCGCCCGCGCGAATTCAACGTGCTGCTCCGCCAGTTCCTGCAACGGACTGCGCTGGTAGCCGTTTCGTAG
- the porG gene encoding type IX secretion system protein PorG: MTKANLIKALLVCSVQVGSVFFAQKATAQYTSEVGVGLGGLSYRGELSPGYQFKNNRPALTAFYRKDISAPITLRGGLMAGLLRADDGNVQGFNGAVPPLAAYRQANMKGSLYEASAIVEYNFFNYHYRKAKVHFTPYVFIGLAGFVANTTTATGNAGLPALDKKGAMLGLAVPAGFGLKYAVSTHWNLGLEAGARKAFTDQIDHIDGKTGGQNDRVGNPNDQDWYFYNGLSISYTFYKINCPPHYKDNPKLLR; the protein is encoded by the coding sequence ATGACCAAAGCGAATCTCATCAAAGCACTCCTTGTCTGCTCCGTGCAGGTAGGGAGTGTTTTTTTTGCCCAAAAGGCCACAGCTCAATACACCAGTGAAGTAGGAGTAGGCCTCGGGGGCCTGAGCTACCGCGGAGAACTTTCTCCTGGCTACCAGTTCAAGAATAATCGACCGGCCCTGACGGCTTTTTATCGCAAGGATATTTCGGCGCCTATCACGTTGCGTGGTGGGCTGATGGCGGGTCTGCTACGTGCTGATGACGGCAACGTGCAGGGCTTCAACGGGGCCGTGCCTCCGCTTGCTGCCTATCGCCAGGCTAACATGAAAGGCAGCCTTTACGAGGCTTCCGCGATAGTGGAATACAACTTCTTCAATTATCATTATCGCAAGGCTAAGGTGCATTTCACGCCTTATGTTTTCATTGGGCTGGCCGGATTTGTGGCCAACACTACCACCGCCACAGGTAACGCCGGCTTGCCTGCACTTGATAAGAAAGGCGCTATGCTAGGACTGGCTGTGCCGGCTGGCTTCGGGTTGAAATACGCCGTTTCCACCCATTGGAACTTGGGTTTGGAAGCAGGAGCGCGCAAAGCCTTCACCGACCAGATCGACCATATAGATGGCAAGACGGGCGGGCAGAATGACCGGGTAGGCAATCCGAATGACCAGGATTGGTACTTCTACAATGGGCTGAGCATTTCCTATACCTTCTATAAGATCAACTGCCCACCGCACTACAAAGACAATCCGAAGCTGCTGCGCTAG
- a CDS encoding CvpA family protein gives MSAFDILLLIPLAVGAVKGFRRGLVLEVASLLAFVLGAIGGLVLLNDAIPLVRHYVGEAFGLLPLVSFILVFVAIVWGVHLLGGFIKKAVHLTPLGVLDNLGGGLAGVLKWVLALSLLLHGIGMAGLQLISPTLVADSQVLPVVRQATPFALEIVGFVMPFASTLLDKLKTVF, from the coding sequence ATGTCCGCTTTCGATATTCTGCTGCTGATTCCGCTGGCGGTGGGGGCCGTGAAAGGCTTCCGGCGGGGGCTGGTGCTGGAAGTGGCGTCGTTGCTGGCCTTTGTGCTGGGGGCCATCGGCGGGCTGGTGCTGCTCAACGACGCCATTCCGCTGGTGCGGCACTACGTGGGGGAGGCCTTCGGGCTGCTGCCCCTGGTGTCGTTTATACTGGTGTTCGTGGCCATTGTGTGGGGCGTGCACCTGCTGGGCGGCTTCATCAAGAAAGCCGTGCACCTCACCCCGCTGGGCGTGCTCGACAACCTGGGCGGCGGGCTGGCCGGCGTGCTGAAGTGGGTGCTGGCCCTGAGTTTGCTGCTGCACGGCATCGGTATGGCCGGTCTGCAGCTGATTTCGCCCACGCTCGTGGCCGACTCGCAGGTCCTGCCGGTGGTGCGCCAGGCTACGCCGTTTGCGCTGGAAATCGTGGGGTTCGTAATGCCCTTCGCCAGCACGCTGCTCGATAAGCTGAAAACGGTGTTTTAA
- a CDS encoding CBS domain-containing protein, translating to MIAEELLNQMIPPLKVSDTVGKAAKWLEEFHVGQLPVLDDRQYRGLVTEADLLDYELADNSGQLLAGLPLGYADVHVQSDQHFYSIMEVAIQNKVQLVPVLNKEREYVGVVTISDTLAAFGQPPIAAGQGAVLVLSMEERDYSLSTISRYIEENGSKVLSAHVAQDEHDPYRIRLTIKVNTPSLTRIVATLERFGYAITAQFSGVGELGENEQERYDALLKYLSL from the coding sequence ATGATTGCTGAAGAACTGCTCAACCAGATGATTCCGCCCCTCAAGGTGTCGGATACTGTGGGCAAAGCGGCCAAGTGGCTGGAGGAATTCCACGTCGGCCAATTGCCTGTCCTCGACGACCGCCAGTACCGGGGCCTGGTCACGGAAGCCGACCTGCTCGACTACGAGCTTGCCGATAACAGCGGGCAGCTGCTGGCCGGCCTGCCCCTGGGCTACGCCGATGTGCACGTGCAGTCTGACCAGCACTTCTACAGCATCATGGAAGTAGCCATCCAGAACAAGGTGCAGCTGGTGCCGGTGCTGAACAAGGAGCGCGAGTACGTGGGCGTGGTAACAATAAGTGACACGCTGGCTGCTTTCGGCCAGCCGCCTATCGCGGCCGGCCAGGGCGCCGTGCTGGTACTCTCAATGGAGGAGCGGGACTACTCCTTGTCCACCATCAGCCGCTATATCGAGGAAAACGGCTCCAAGGTGCTGAGTGCACACGTCGCGCAGGACGAGCATGATCCGTACCGCATCCGCCTCACCATCAAAGTAAACACGCCCAGCCTGACGAGAATTGTCGCCACGCTGGAGCGTTTCGGCTATGCCATCACGGCCCAGTTCAGTGGAGTGGGCGAGCTGGGGGAAAACGAGCAGGAGCGCTACGACGCGCTGCTCAAGTACCTGAGTCTGTAA
- a CDS encoding anthranilate synthase component II: MRLLLLDNFDSFTYNLLDYFRQLGCEVEVVRNDVPAAALQERQFDALVLSPGPGTPAAAGNMPAVLAHWHQRVPILGVCLGHQALGEFFGATLGRAVRPMHGKVTELNVDTTDPLFRELPARLPVTRYHSLIVKDLPATLRPLAHTADEHHEIMALRHTTLPLVGVQFHPEALLTPHGLAMLRNWVRYCIIVEEGRPAVAGPPVA, translated from the coding sequence ATGCGCCTGCTGCTGCTCGACAACTTCGACTCGTTCACCTACAACCTGCTGGACTACTTTCGGCAGCTGGGGTGCGAGGTGGAGGTGGTGCGCAACGACGTGCCGGCAGCCGCCCTGCAGGAGCGGCAGTTTGATGCGCTGGTGTTGTCGCCGGGGCCGGGCACGCCGGCGGCGGCCGGCAATATGCCGGCCGTGCTGGCGCATTGGCACCAGCGTGTGCCTATCCTGGGCGTGTGTCTGGGGCATCAGGCGCTGGGCGAATTTTTCGGGGCCACGCTCGGCCGCGCCGTGCGGCCCATGCACGGCAAAGTCACGGAGCTGAACGTGGATACCACCGATCCGCTGTTTCGGGAGCTGCCGGCCCGGCTGCCCGTCACGCGCTACCACTCGCTGATAGTGAAGGACCTGCCCGCCACGCTCCGCCCGCTGGCCCACACCGCCGACGAGCACCACGAAATCATGGCCCTGCGCCATACCACGCTGCCGCTGGTGGGCGTTCAGTTTCACCCCGAAGCGCTGCTGACCCCGCACGGGCTGGCCATGCTGCGCAATTGGGTTCGGTATTGTATCATTGTAGAAGAGGGCCGGCCGGCTGTTGCCGGGCCGCCTGTCGCCTGA
- a CDS encoding DUF6089 family protein: MKQIFTYTLALASVLSLVASEASAQQFSKRKQYNSVGVSVNAMNYFGDITPKPSIPSLRFGATRPNIGVNFTHRFTPRISARAALAYGRITGDDTKAADKNDQDAKYRYNRNMSFRNDLAEISVVGIFDLIPNRNTYIKRPDLVPYVFGGIAAYSGNPKGLVGDNAPSSLSKGSYVALQPLKTEGVDYNKAGIAIPFGGGVRYKVNKSFDVGLEVGFRKTFNDYLDDVSTNYISQASLSSDAAKYFGGGNVLVVGGEFPNFNAPGSQRGKSDEDDWYVTTGLTVNYILAPKVKSPKFR, from the coding sequence ATGAAGCAGATCTTCACCTACACTCTGGCGCTGGCTTCTGTCCTGTCGCTGGTAGCCTCCGAGGCTAGCGCACAGCAGTTCAGCAAGCGAAAGCAGTACAATTCGGTGGGCGTTAGCGTCAACGCAATGAACTACTTCGGCGACATCACGCCGAAACCTAGCATTCCCAGCCTGCGTTTCGGAGCGACCCGTCCTAACATTGGAGTGAACTTCACGCACCGCTTTACGCCCCGTATTTCGGCTCGCGCTGCTCTGGCCTATGGTCGTATCACCGGCGACGATACCAAAGCAGCCGACAAGAACGATCAGGACGCGAAGTACCGCTACAACCGCAACATGAGCTTCCGCAATGATCTGGCGGAAATCTCCGTTGTTGGTATCTTCGACTTGATTCCAAACCGGAACACCTACATCAAGCGTCCTGACCTGGTACCTTACGTATTCGGTGGTATTGCTGCTTACTCGGGCAACCCTAAGGGCCTCGTAGGCGATAATGCTCCAAGCAGCCTGTCTAAAGGTTCGTACGTTGCGTTGCAGCCACTCAAAACCGAAGGTGTCGACTACAACAAAGCCGGCATTGCCATACCTTTCGGCGGTGGTGTTCGTTACAAGGTGAACAAGAGCTTCGACGTAGGTCTGGAAGTAGGTTTCCGCAAAACGTTCAACGACTACCTCGATGACGTAAGCACGAACTACATCAGCCAAGCCAGCCTTTCTTCCGATGCAGCCAAGTATTTTGGTGGCGGCAACGTACTGGTTGTCGGCGGTGAATTCCCTAACTTCAACGCGCCAGGCAGCCAGCGTGGCAAGTCTGACGAGGACGACTGGTACGTTACGACCGGTCTTACCGTAAACTACATCCTGGCTCCGAAAGTGAAGAGCCCGAAATTCCGCTAG
- the bamA gene encoding outer membrane protein assembly factor BamA, protein MNFSLHTVGRVAAVVLTLGVGFPIAGMAQVAPAAAGEEPKRYELGGITISGARYLDANTLIGLTGLRVGDPISVPGEEIGKAIRKLWDQGILGDVSVSIARTEGNRIFLDFNLKERPRLSKFEFVGISKSQADDLGKKIKLIRGKVVTDALLSNTRTQVRKFYTNKGFLDAKVNITQQPDSSLSNSVVLKINVDKGGKIKVRDIAFEGNEAFKDSKLKGKLKKTKEKKFPKILNSGKFQRLEFDEDKKKLIEFYNAEGYRDAIVVSDTLIRTEDGLALRIKLDEGPKYYFRNISWAGNYLYDDKTLASVLGIKEGSVYSKETLDKRLNYNPTGQDITSLYMNDGYLFFSIDPVETKVEGDSIDIEMRITEGVQARIKDVNIAGNTKTSDHVLRRELRTLPGDKFNRELLIRSQREIATLGYFDPEKVGINPVPNPADGTVDINYTVVEKPSDQITLSGGWGGYAGFIGTVGLVFNNFSLRKANDFRNWTPVPAGDGQRLALNVQANGTQYQAYSFSFTEPWLGGRKPNSLSFSLNKSIQRVGQAFDANNEQSIKVNSASLSLGRRLRWPDDYFTLSNSLSVSQYKLRNYPFIQAFADGNGTANNITLNTTLSRNSIDNPTYTRRGSSLALSVNLTPPYSVFKGSHPNVNEWVEFHKWMLDASWFTPIVGKLVLNTRAHFGFIGTYNSSRAIGPFERFKLGGSGLAAGGSSNFLVGTEYIGLRGYADPQDPNAIPTARQNDNGGVVYNKFVMEMRYPVSLNPAATVYILSFAEAGNSFNSYTDYNPYKLYRSAGFGARIFMSAFGLLGFDYGRAFDLIPRTSGTQTAQDRNQFHFIIGQQIR, encoded by the coding sequence ATGAATTTTTCTTTGCACACAGTGGGCCGGGTTGCGGCCGTAGTACTGACTCTGGGCGTCGGGTTTCCGATAGCCGGTATGGCGCAGGTTGCGCCTGCGGCTGCCGGAGAAGAGCCGAAACGGTATGAGTTAGGCGGCATTACCATTAGCGGGGCCCGCTACCTGGATGCTAATACGCTGATTGGCCTTACTGGTTTGCGCGTAGGCGACCCTATTTCGGTGCCGGGCGAAGAAATTGGCAAAGCCATCCGCAAGCTTTGGGACCAGGGCATTCTGGGCGACGTTAGTGTGTCGATTGCGCGCACTGAAGGCAACCGCATCTTCCTGGACTTCAATCTGAAGGAACGCCCGCGGCTGTCGAAGTTCGAGTTCGTCGGCATCAGCAAGAGCCAGGCCGACGACCTGGGGAAAAAGATCAAGCTGATCCGGGGTAAGGTAGTGACGGATGCTCTGCTGAGTAACACGCGCACCCAGGTCCGGAAGTTTTATACCAACAAAGGCTTCCTCGACGCCAAAGTTAACATCACGCAGCAGCCGGACTCGAGCCTGTCGAACAGTGTGGTGCTGAAGATCAACGTAGACAAAGGCGGCAAGATCAAGGTGCGCGACATTGCTTTTGAAGGCAATGAGGCGTTCAAAGACAGCAAGCTGAAAGGCAAGCTCAAGAAAACCAAAGAGAAGAAGTTTCCTAAAATTCTCAACTCCGGTAAGTTTCAGCGCTTGGAGTTCGATGAGGACAAGAAGAAGCTGATTGAGTTCTACAACGCCGAAGGCTACCGCGACGCCATTGTGGTGTCGGATACCCTGATCCGGACGGAGGACGGGTTGGCGCTGCGCATCAAGCTGGACGAAGGCCCGAAGTACTACTTCCGCAACATCAGCTGGGCTGGCAACTACCTCTACGACGACAAAACGCTGGCTTCGGTGCTGGGTATTAAGGAGGGTAGTGTGTACAGCAAGGAGACGCTGGATAAGCGCCTCAACTACAACCCTACGGGCCAGGATATTACGTCGCTCTACATGAACGATGGCTACCTGTTCTTCTCCATTGACCCGGTGGAAACCAAAGTGGAAGGCGACTCGATTGATATCGAGATGCGCATCACGGAGGGTGTGCAGGCCCGCATCAAGGACGTGAACATTGCCGGCAACACCAAGACGTCGGACCATGTGCTGCGCCGCGAACTGCGCACGCTGCCTGGCGACAAGTTCAACCGGGAGCTGCTGATTCGCTCGCAGCGCGAAATAGCCACGCTGGGCTACTTCGACCCCGAAAAAGTAGGCATCAACCCGGTGCCAAACCCGGCTGATGGCACCGTAGACATCAACTACACGGTGGTGGAAAAGCCGTCGGACCAGATTACGCTGTCGGGCGGCTGGGGTGGCTACGCGGGCTTTATCGGGACCGTGGGCTTGGTGTTCAACAACTTCTCGCTGCGCAAAGCCAACGATTTCCGCAACTGGACGCCTGTGCCGGCCGGCGACGGCCAGCGGTTGGCTCTGAACGTGCAGGCCAACGGCACGCAGTACCAGGCCTATTCGTTCTCGTTCACGGAGCCGTGGCTGGGTGGCCGCAAGCCCAACTCGCTGTCGTTTAGCCTCAACAAGAGCATTCAGCGGGTAGGTCAGGCTTTTGACGCTAACAATGAGCAGTCGATTAAGGTGAACAGCGCCTCGCTGAGCCTGGGCCGCCGCCTGCGCTGGCCTGATGACTACTTCACGCTCAGCAATTCGCTGTCAGTGAGCCAGTACAAGCTGAGAAACTATCCGTTTATTCAGGCTTTCGCTGATGGTAACGGCACGGCCAACAACATCACGCTGAACACCACTTTGTCGCGCAACAGCATCGACAACCCGACCTACACGCGTCGAGGCTCGTCGCTGGCGCTGAGTGTGAACCTGACCCCACCATACTCGGTGTTCAAAGGCTCGCACCCGAACGTGAACGAGTGGGTGGAATTCCACAAATGGATGCTGGATGCCTCATGGTTTACGCCGATTGTGGGCAAGCTGGTGCTCAACACCCGCGCCCACTTCGGCTTCATCGGCACCTACAACAGCTCCCGGGCCATCGGGCCGTTTGAGCGCTTCAAGCTGGGCGGCTCTGGCTTGGCAGCCGGTGGCAGCAGCAACTTCTTGGTGGGTACCGAATACATCGGCCTGCGTGGCTACGCCGACCCACAGGACCCCAACGCCATTCCAACGGCCCGCCAGAACGATAACGGCGGCGTGGTGTACAATAAGTTTGTGATGGAGATGCGTTATCCGGTGTCGCTGAACCCCGCGGCTACGGTATACATCCTGAGTTTCGCGGAAGCCGGCAACTCTTTCAACAGCTACACCGACTACAATCCATATAAATTGTATCGTTCGGCTGGTTTTGGCGCCCGAATCTTCATGTCGGCATTTGGTTTGCTGGGCTTCGACTACGGCCGGGCGTTCGACCTGATTCCGCGTACGAGCGGGACGCAGACGGCGCAGGACCGCAACCAATTCCACTTCATCATCGGCCAGCAGATCCGCTAA
- a CDS encoding NAD kinase, with translation MKIAILGKPFQDDNLSFVQGLLDNLSNRQTEIIIAEPFYEYLHPRLQLPEGTQTFQRGDALLGVQFVLSIGGDGTLLDTVTYVGSAQIPILGIHTGRLGFLATITPDQITQALDALFKGHFVIEERSLIRVDTDPEAFGGINFGLNEFSILKRDTSSMIVVHTYIDGEYLNSYWADGLIVATPTGSTGYSLSCGGPVMLPQTNNFIIAPVCPHNLNVRPLIVSDRSVISFEIEGRSNQFLLSLDSRSVAVDAGIQIAVRRENFTVRLVKLNHVNFLSTLRSKLNWGLDRRNPSGIPV, from the coding sequence ATGAAAATCGCCATTCTCGGAAAGCCTTTCCAAGATGATAACCTGTCTTTCGTGCAAGGTCTGCTTGATAACCTAAGCAATCGGCAAACCGAGATTATCATTGCCGAACCGTTCTACGAGTACCTCCACCCCCGCCTGCAGCTGCCTGAAGGCACCCAAACCTTCCAGCGTGGCGATGCGCTGCTTGGCGTCCAGTTTGTGCTCAGCATCGGGGGCGACGGCACGCTGCTGGACACGGTAACCTACGTGGGTAGTGCACAGATTCCGATTTTAGGCATCCATACCGGCCGGCTCGGGTTTCTGGCCACCATCACCCCCGACCAGATTACGCAGGCTCTGGATGCGCTTTTTAAAGGGCACTTCGTGATTGAGGAGCGCAGCCTGATTAGGGTGGATACCGATCCGGAGGCGTTCGGAGGCATCAATTTTGGCCTCAACGAGTTCAGCATCCTGAAGCGCGACACCTCTTCCATGATTGTGGTGCACACCTATATCGATGGAGAATACCTGAATTCCTACTGGGCCGATGGGCTGATAGTGGCCACGCCCACGGGCTCTACCGGCTACTCGCTCAGCTGTGGCGGGCCGGTTATGCTACCTCAAACAAACAATTTTATCATTGCTCCCGTATGTCCGCACAACCTCAATGTGCGACCCCTCATCGTCTCAGACCGCAGCGTGATTTCCTTCGAAATAGAAGGCCGGAGCAACCAGTTCCTGCTTTCTCTCGATTCGCGCTCAGTAGCCGTAGACGCCGGAATTCAGATTGCGGTTCGTCGGGAAAATTTCACAGTTCGCCTAGTAAAACTCAATCATGTTAACTTCCTGAGTACCTTGCGGAGTAAATTGAATTGGGGCCTTGACCGGCGTAACCCGTCCGGAATCCCAGTATAG
- a CDS encoding POTRA domain-containing protein, with translation MASLLFVGNDVTKEQVLRAELDFREGDTLSAANLSRRLEANRRRLFNLQLFHQVLVQLACRNGELTVLFSVQERWYTFPIPIFSLADRNLRAWADRPDKWRRVDYGLHITRRNFRGRNEELIGNLQLGFNRKYELFYEAPGYGPRRRIGVGAGLSFYRARALDYATQQDRLVTFRPINGDPISRTYATVGLRWRRTVQALAAFDVSFHQEQISDSVNLLNSDYFLGRTRRQFLDAGLSAVLNQRNTFAYPLTGRYARASIVYRHFLTPGAPPQVLVRGRYARYVALGGPFYYSAAAQGQMRFSRRLSYADNRALGYESLVRGYDPYVIDGRHYALLQQGVSYRLFDAGKLQLQPLDNPKINTIPLVLYLNTFADAGYVGANTRGLPNELPGRLLASVGVGLHLVTYYDRVFTLEYARTLRGQGGFFFRSEFPI, from the coding sequence GTGGCTTCCCTGCTGTTTGTCGGCAACGATGTCACGAAGGAGCAGGTGCTGCGGGCCGAGCTGGATTTCCGCGAGGGCGACACGCTTAGTGCGGCCAACCTGAGCCGCCGCCTGGAGGCCAACCGCCGGCGGCTGTTCAACCTGCAGCTGTTTCACCAGGTGCTGGTGCAGCTGGCGTGCCGCAACGGCGAGCTCACCGTACTCTTCAGCGTGCAGGAGCGCTGGTACACCTTCCCCATTCCCATCTTCTCGCTGGCCGACCGCAACCTGCGCGCCTGGGCCGACCGCCCCGATAAGTGGCGCCGCGTCGACTACGGCCTGCACATCACCCGGCGCAATTTCCGGGGCCGCAACGAGGAGCTGATTGGCAATCTGCAGCTGGGCTTCAACCGCAAATATGAGCTGTTCTACGAAGCCCCAGGCTACGGCCCCCGGCGCCGCATCGGGGTAGGGGCCGGGCTGTCGTTCTACCGGGCCCGGGCCTTGGATTACGCTACGCAGCAGGACCGGCTGGTCACTTTTCGGCCGATTAACGGCGACCCTATCAGCCGCACCTACGCCACCGTAGGCCTGCGCTGGCGGCGCACGGTGCAGGCGCTGGCCGCCTTCGACGTGAGCTTTCATCAGGAGCAGATTTCCGATTCCGTCAACCTGCTGAACTCAGACTATTTTCTGGGCCGAACCCGGCGTCAGTTTCTGGATGCCGGCTTATCCGCTGTACTCAACCAGCGCAACACGTTTGCCTATCCGCTCACCGGGCGCTACGCCCGGGCCAGCATCGTCTACCGCCACTTCCTGACGCCCGGCGCTCCTCCTCAAGTGCTAGTGCGGGGGCGATACGCCCGGTACGTGGCGCTTGGCGGCCCCTTCTACTACAGTGCCGCAGCGCAGGGGCAAATGCGGTTCAGCCGCCGCCTCAGCTACGCCGACAACCGCGCCCTGGGCTACGAGTCGCTTGTGCGGGGCTACGACCCCTACGTAATCGATGGCCGCCATTACGCCCTGCTGCAGCAAGGCGTAAGCTACCGGCTCTTCGACGCGGGCAAGCTGCAGCTGCAGCCGCTGGACAACCCAAAAATTAATACCATTCCGTTGGTGCTCTATTTAAATACCTTTGCCGATGCCGGTTATGTAGGCGCGAACACCAGGGGCTTGCCCAATGAGCTGCCCGGGCGTCTGCTGGCATCAGTCGGGGTGGGCCTGCACCTTGTTACCTACTACGACCGGGTATTCACCTTGGAATACGCGCGTACCCTGCGGGGGCAGGGCGGGTTCTTTTTCCGCTCCGAATTTCCCATCTGA
- a CDS encoding OmpH family outer membrane protein codes for MKKLLSALAATLVLLCATGTTVSAQKFGYVDSEFIMGKMPAYAQAQTEINTLSGNWQKEIEAQKKDLDKLYRTYQAEEVLLTEPMKKKRQDEILKKEQDIKTYQNRIFGYEGQLFKKRQELTKPVQDQVFEAIEKVAKKKQLAIVFDKSGDLTMLYTNPVHDYTEFVLEELGLASEDRNQTPQRGAVKTVATPQTPAGDEAEADTEKPAAKPATRPARPAGRKN; via the coding sequence ATGAAAAAGCTGCTCTCCGCGCTGGCTGCTACGCTGGTGCTGCTGTGTGCCACCGGCACCACGGTTTCCGCTCAGAAATTCGGCTACGTCGATTCTGAGTTTATTATGGGCAAGATGCCAGCGTACGCGCAGGCCCAAACCGAAATCAACACACTGTCGGGCAACTGGCAGAAGGAAATCGAGGCCCAGAAGAAAGACCTCGACAAGCTTTACCGCACCTACCAGGCCGAGGAAGTGCTGCTGACCGAACCGATGAAGAAAAAGCGGCAGGACGAGATTTTGAAGAAGGAGCAGGACATCAAAACCTACCAGAACCGCATCTTCGGCTACGAAGGCCAGCTGTTCAAGAAGCGGCAGGAGCTGACCAAGCCGGTGCAGGACCAGGTGTTTGAGGCCATCGAGAAAGTGGCCAAGAAAAAGCAGCTGGCCATTGTATTTGACAAATCCGGCGACCTGACCATGCTCTACACCAACCCGGTGCACGACTACACGGAATTTGTACTGGAGGAATTGGGTTTGGCTAGTGAAGACCGCAACCAGACGCCGCAGCGGGGCGCCGTGAAAACGGTAGCCACGCCGCAGACGCCCGCTGGCGACGAGGCCGAAGCCGACACCGAGAAGCCGGCCGCCAAGCCCGCTACCCGCCCGGCGCGTCCGGCCGGCCGAAAAAACTAA